Proteins from a genomic interval of Lelliottia amnigena:
- the dsbA gene encoding thiol:disulfide interchange protein DsbA: MKKIWLALAGMILAFSASAAQFSDGKQFNTLEKPVAGEPQVLEFFSFYCPHCYQFEEVLHVSDNVKKKLPEGTKMTKYHVEFLGPLGKDLTQAWAVALALGVEDQVTAPMFEAVQKTQTVQTTADIRKVFVDAGVKGEDYDAAWNSFVVKSLVAQQEKAAADLQLQGVPAMFVNGKYQVNPQGMDASNMDIFVQQYADTVKYLVEKK, translated from the coding sequence ATGAAAAAAATATGGCTGGCGCTGGCAGGTATGATTCTGGCATTTAGCGCATCCGCTGCTCAATTTAGCGATGGCAAGCAGTTCAATACCCTTGAAAAACCGGTCGCCGGTGAGCCTCAGGTGCTTGAGTTTTTCTCATTCTATTGCCCACATTGCTATCAGTTTGAGGAAGTGCTGCACGTTTCAGATAACGTGAAGAAAAAGTTGCCTGAAGGCACCAAAATGACCAAATATCATGTCGAATTCCTGGGTCCTTTGGGCAAAGATTTGACCCAGGCTTGGGCTGTGGCACTGGCGTTAGGTGTGGAAGATCAAGTTACCGCGCCAATGTTTGAAGCCGTTCAGAAAACCCAAACCGTTCAGACAACCGCCGATATTCGCAAAGTCTTTGTTGATGCCGGTGTGAAAGGTGAAGATTACGACGCTGCATGGAATAGCTTTGTCGTGAAATCCCTGGTCGCCCAACAGGAAAAAGCTGCCGCGGATCTTCAGCTGCAGGGTGTTCCAGCCATGTTCGTAAATGGCAAATATCAGGTGAACCCACAAGGTATGGATGCAAGCAACATGGACATTTTCGTGCAGCAATACGCTGACACCGTAAAATATCTGGTTGAGAAGAAATAA